One Coffea arabica cultivar ET-39 chromosome 5c, Coffea Arabica ET-39 HiFi, whole genome shotgun sequence DNA window includes the following coding sequences:
- the LOC113689962 gene encoding chromatin remodeling protein EBS isoform X1, with protein MAKTKPGKKDLDSYYIKGTNKVVRPGDCVLMRPSDPDKPPYVARVEKIEADHRNNVKVRVRWYYRPEESIGGRRQFHGAKELFLSDHYDVQSAHTIEGKCIVHSFKNYTKLENVGVEDYFCRFEYKAATGGFTPDRVAVYCKCEMPYNPDDLMVQCEGCKDWFHPSCMGMTIEEAKKLDHFLCSDCSSDDDAKRSLNSFPVSPSIEKWSLSAERDDRLILLTCGERLIFAFSSRVCCCVVELYSEEKDTSECVWIEMI; from the exons ATGGCGAAGACTAAACCTGGGAAGAAGGACCTGGATTCTTACTATATTAAGGGCACCAACAAAGTTGTCAgac CTGGAGATTGTGTCTTGATGAGGCCATCTGATCCCGATAAGCCCCCATATGTGGCACGAGTGGAGAAGATTGAGGCAGACCATCGAAACAATGTGAAAGTCCGGGTAAGGTGGTATTACCGGCCTGAGGAGTCTATTGGGGGTCGCAGACAATTCCATGGGGCCAAGGAACTTTTCCTTTCAGACCACTACGATGTGCAGAGCGCTCACACCATTGAAGGAAAGTGCATTGTGCACTCATTCAAGAATTACACCAAGCTCGAGAATGTGGGTGTTGAAGATTACTTTTGTAGGTTTGAGTACAAAGCAGCCACTGGAGGCTTCACCCCCGATCGTGTTGCTGT GTATTGCAAATGTGAGATGCCTTACAACCCAGATGACCTGATGGTGCAATGTGAAGGGTGCAAAGACTG GTTCCACCCTTCTTGTATGGGCATGACTATTGAAGAAGCAAAGAAGCTGGATCATTTTTTGTGTTCTGATTGTTCGTCTGATGATGATGCAAAGAGGTCTTTGAACTCATTTCCTGTTTCACCTTCTATTGAGAAG TGGAGCCTAAGCGCAGAAAGAGATGACAGGTTGATCTTGTTGACCTGCGGGGAGAGGCTCATTTTCGCGTTTAGCTCCAGAGTTTGTTGTTGTGTTgttgaattgtacagtgaagaaAAAGATACtagtgagtgtgtttggattgagatgatttga
- the LOC113689962 gene encoding chromatin remodeling protein EBS isoform X2 codes for MAKTKPGKKDLDSYYIKGTNKVVRPGDCVLMRPSDPDKPPYVARVEKIEADHRNNVKVRVRWYYRPEESIGGRRQFHGAKELFLSDHYDVQSAHTIEGKCIVHSFKNYTKLENVGVEDYFCRFEYKAATGGFTPDRVAVYCKCEMPYNPDDLMVQCEGCKDWFHPSCMGMTIEEAKKLDHFLCSDCSSDDDAKRSLNSFPVSPSIEKPKRRKR; via the exons ATGGCGAAGACTAAACCTGGGAAGAAGGACCTGGATTCTTACTATATTAAGGGCACCAACAAAGTTGTCAgac CTGGAGATTGTGTCTTGATGAGGCCATCTGATCCCGATAAGCCCCCATATGTGGCACGAGTGGAGAAGATTGAGGCAGACCATCGAAACAATGTGAAAGTCCGGGTAAGGTGGTATTACCGGCCTGAGGAGTCTATTGGGGGTCGCAGACAATTCCATGGGGCCAAGGAACTTTTCCTTTCAGACCACTACGATGTGCAGAGCGCTCACACCATTGAAGGAAAGTGCATTGTGCACTCATTCAAGAATTACACCAAGCTCGAGAATGTGGGTGTTGAAGATTACTTTTGTAGGTTTGAGTACAAAGCAGCCACTGGAGGCTTCACCCCCGATCGTGTTGCTGT GTATTGCAAATGTGAGATGCCTTACAACCCAGATGACCTGATGGTGCAATGTGAAGGGTGCAAAGACTG GTTCCACCCTTCTTGTATGGGCATGACTATTGAAGAAGCAAAGAAGCTGGATCATTTTTTGTGTTCTGATTGTTCGTCTGATGATGATGCAAAGAGGTCTTTGAACTCATTTCCTGTTTCACCTTCTATTGAGAAG CCTAAGCGCAGAAAGAGATGA